In the Puniceicoccus vermicola genome, ATCCAGGGGCAACCGTTGATTTTACCAATAGTCTGATCTAATTTTCGGGGCATCTCTTCTAAGCAATTCTTCACGTCCTTTCGAAAAGGATGTGAATCATAATCGTGCACCACAGCTTCAACAGCCCTTCGATGAATTCGATCAGACAGTAGGCCAGCTTCTGATAACTCTTGGAGGATTCCTTCAACCACGTCCCGACGGGTTGAAGGGTCGTAGTGACAACCTCCCCATCCACTCATGATCCACAATAATTTATATGTTGTTTTCACTACTGTCCAGTTAGGAACTCGTTGAATGTCAATTGATTAGGTAATTGAGGTTCGTCAAAATTTGTGCAATAATCCATAAACAGCTGATGGATAGGTGTTTTCTGAAATACGTTGACGCTCAAAACTTGCAAAATCCGGCTAAGGTTTTCGCCGAATCCATGAATCTTATTGAGACAGGCCACCATGAGGTAAACGCAGATGGCGATCCAGATTTGGGTCTTCACCGCGTTCACGGAGGTGCCGTAGAACGCTTTGATTCTGAGGTTTTGCTTGATCCATTTGAAGAACAACTCGATGTGCCAGCGACTCTTATAGATGCGGGCGATCATGATGGCAGGAAGACCGAAATGGTTGGTGATGAATACCAGACTCTTGCCTGTTTCGAGATCGACAAAGCGGATGCGTCTGAGTTTTTCGGGGTAGTCC is a window encoding:
- a CDS encoding IS4 family transposase, whose amino-acid sequence is SMFPWARFRQTKAAVKLHTMIDLRGSIPVFMSITDGSVHDVNVLDQIVFESGSIYVMDRGYVDFARLYRIHQAGAFFVTRAKSNMAFYVSESRPVDKAIGLRCDQSAGLKTTKSKRDYPEKLRRIRFVDLETGKSLVFITNHFGLPAIMIARIYKSRWHIELFFKWIKQNLRIKAFYGTSVNAVKTQIWIAICVYLMVACLNKIHGFGENLSRILQVLSVNVFQKTPIHQLFMDYCTNFDEPQLPNQLTFNEFLTGQ